A genome region from Kineosporia corallincola includes the following:
- the fdxA gene encoding ferredoxin has protein sequence MTYVIAQPCVDVKDKACIEECPVDCIYEGERMLYIHPDECVDCGACEPVCPVEAIFYEDDVPDQWGDYYKANVEFFGDLGSPGGASKMGLINKDHAFISALPPQAGE, from the coding sequence GTGACGTACGTCATCGCGCAGCCTTGCGTGGATGTGAAGGACAAGGCCTGCATCGAGGAGTGCCCGGTCGACTGCATCTACGAGGGTGAGCGGATGCTGTACATCCACCCCGACGAGTGCGTGGACTGCGGCGCCTGCGAGCCGGTCTGCCCGGTGGAGGCCATCTTCTACGAGGACGACGTGCCGGACCAGTGGGGTGACTACTACAAGGCCAACGTCGAGTTCTTCGGCGACCTCGGCTCGCCCGGTGGCGCCTCCAAGATGGGCCTCATCAACAAGGACCACGCCTTCATCTCCGCCCTGCCGCCGCAGGCCGGGGAATGA
- a CDS encoding GNAT family N-acetyltransferase encodes MKPASSSEWAEHVGSRVVVRLKDASGLHDVLGKLLSVNGGTLRVEGRDGPVDVPLGSVVAGKPVPPKASRPAPAHLALSVADLELAMAKHWQAGEQEWLGGWLLRASGGFTNRANSVLAVGEPGMPMDVAVTEVVDWYADRGLRPVAAAPEPALEDGDTDQLLAAASAFGDAGWQQVPDTSTAVLTGATGELRGHAIWQQLPEGLTVTADDEPDPAWISQYSYRGQAVPDHGVRLLTSAPRQVFVSVRTGGGETVGVVRGSLAESWAGLTALEIAPAWRRRGLATALVGTIAEWGWKHGARSLFLQVAESNEKALAAYAKAGFTRHHRYSYLAPPS; translated from the coding sequence GTGAAACCGGCGTCGAGCAGCGAGTGGGCCGAGCACGTGGGCTCCCGGGTGGTGGTGCGGCTGAAAGACGCCTCCGGTCTGCACGACGTGCTGGGGAAGCTGCTGTCGGTGAACGGCGGCACCCTCCGGGTGGAGGGGCGCGACGGGCCGGTGGACGTGCCGCTGGGCAGCGTCGTGGCCGGCAAACCGGTCCCCCCGAAGGCCTCCAGGCCCGCACCTGCGCACCTCGCCCTGTCGGTGGCCGACCTGGAGCTGGCGATGGCCAAGCACTGGCAGGCCGGGGAGCAGGAGTGGCTCGGCGGCTGGCTGCTGCGTGCCTCCGGGGGTTTCACCAACCGGGCGAATTCGGTTCTGGCAGTGGGAGAACCAGGAATGCCGATGGATGTCGCGGTGACCGAGGTGGTGGACTGGTACGCCGACCGGGGCCTGCGGCCGGTGGCGGCCGCACCGGAACCCGCCCTGGAGGACGGCGACACCGATCAGCTCCTGGCCGCCGCCTCGGCGTTCGGCGACGCCGGCTGGCAGCAGGTTCCGGACACCTCCACCGCCGTGCTCACCGGCGCCACCGGGGAGTTGCGTGGCCACGCGATCTGGCAGCAGCTGCCCGAGGGGCTGACCGTCACGGCGGACGACGAGCCCGACCCGGCCTGGATCAGCCAGTACTCCTACCGTGGCCAGGCCGTGCCGGACCACGGCGTGCGGCTGCTCACCTCGGCGCCCCGGCAGGTGTTCGTGTCGGTCCGCACCGGCGGCGGCGAGACGGTCGGCGTGGTGCGCGGTTCGCTGGCGGAGAGCTGGGCCGGGCTGACCGCCCTGGAGATCGCCCCGGCCTGGCGACGCCGCGGCCTGGCCACGGCATTGGTCGGCACGATCGCCGAGTGGGGCTGGAAACACGGTGCCCGGTCGCTGTTCCTCCAGGTCGCCGAGAGCAACGAGAAGGCTCTGGCCGCCTACGCGAAGGCCGGTTTCACCCGGCACCACCGCTACAGCTACCTGGCCCCGCCGAGCTGA